From one Eucalyptus grandis isolate ANBG69807.140 chromosome 9, ASM1654582v1, whole genome shotgun sequence genomic stretch:
- the LOC104419113 gene encoding acyltransferase-like protein At3g26840, chloroplastic: MLSPFPGAKSSMAAAGACLFPPVFSPARRRRTEASAAAGSNQNPRLSSSSARRFAVSTEHVSSAAATATTFPSPRPVGFGENGRSPEKHGGTASDQSSSSPFMEDVELESGRERLRRFFDEAKDLTRPDGGPPRWFSPLECGSRLEKSPLLLYLPGLDGTGAGLTSQYKKLGKVFDIWCLHIPVMDRTSFLDLVRMVERTIKAETDRSPNRPIYLVGESLGGCLALAVAARNPDTDLLLILANPATSFDKSQIQPLLPLLELMPEQLQPSYPFILSLMAGDPWRTFNASTEKGLPPQQTVGELSKDLLTMPSYISVLADILPKETLLWKLQMLKSASAYTNSRIHAVKAQTLLLTSGKDQLLPSLAEGARLEDALQRCDLRKFDDCGHFLFLEDGFDLVTIIKCLSFYRRGKSLNYVSDYLPPTPAEYKKPCESNRWFDEITGPVMLSTLEDGRIVRGLDGIPSEGPVLYVGYHMLLGLELVPMVIRFLNQRNILLRGIAHPMLFEKYRKGQTLEPAFYDTFRLMGAAPVSGTNLFKLLSSKSHVLLYPGGMREALHRKGEEYKLFWPEQSEFVRMAVRFGAKIVPFGTVGEDDFGEVFFDYDDQMKIPYFRDQIRQMTEEFAKVRTNATGEVANQDVHLPWVRPKIPGRFYYYFGKPIETAGRKQELKDREKSHELYLEVKSEVEQCMAYLREKRENDPYRSIFSRLMYRATHGSTSEIPTFEL, translated from the exons ATGCTCTCTCCTTTTCCCGGAGCCAAAAGTTCCATGGCGGCAGCCGGAGCTTGTCTCTTCCCGCCCGTCTTCTCCCCggctcgccgtcgccggaccGAAGCTTCGGCCGCCGCCGGCTCCAATCAGAACCCGAGGCTCAGCTCGTCGTCCGCCCGCAGATTCGCCGTCTCGACGGAGCACGTGTCGTCCGCAGCAGCGACTGCAACTACCTTTCCTTCACCGAGGCCGGTCGGTTTCGGCGAGAACGGGAGGAGCCCCGAGAAACATGGAGGAACGGCGAGCGACCAGAGCTCTTCGTCGCCGTTCATGGAGGACGTGGAGCTGGAGAGCGGGCGTGAGAGGCTGAGGAGGTTCTTCGACGAGGCGAAGGATCTGACCAGGCCGGACGGCGGACCGCCTCGCTGGTTCTCTCCTCTGGAGTGCGGCTCTCGCCTGGAGAAGTCGCCGCTGCTTCTCTATTTGCCTG GACTCGACGGCACTGGAGCTGGGCTTACTTCGCAGTACAAAAAGCTCGGGAA GGTGTTCGACATTTGGTGCTTGCACATCCCAGTCATGGATAGAACGTCATTTCTAG ACCTGGTGAGAATGGTTGAGAGAACAATAAAAGCAGAGACCGACCGCTCTCCCAATAGACCTATATATCTTGTTGGAGAATCATTGGGAGGATGCCTTGCATTAGCTGTCGCAGCGCGCAACCCTGACACTGATCTTCTATTAATCTTGGCTAATCCAG CCACATCTTTTGACAAGTCACAAATACAACCTCTATTACCTTTGCTGGAGTTAATGCCGGAACAGTTGCAGCCAAGCTATCCTTTCATCCTGAGTTTGATGGCAG GTGATCCTTGGAGGACGTTCAATGCTAGCACAGAAAAGGGGCTTCCTCCACAGCAAACAGTTGGAGAGCTATCAAAGGACTTATTGACCATGCCATCTTACATATCT GTTCTTGCTGATATTCTCCCAAAAGAAACACTTCTGTGGAAGCTTCAGATGCTTAAATCGGCTTCGGCATATACAAATTCACGCATTCATGCTGTCAAGGCACAGACTCTACTTCTTACAAG TGGGAAGGATCAACTATTGCCAAGTCTAGCAGAAGGTGCTAGACTAGAAGATGCACTGCAGAGATGTGACCTCCGTAAATTTGATGACTGtggtcatttccttttcttg GAAGACGGTTTTGATTTGGTTACCATAATTAAGTGCCTTAGTTTCTACCGTCGTGGAAAAAGTCTCAACTATGTTTCAGACTACCTGCCGCCAACCCCTGCTGAATATAAGAAACCATGTGAATCAAAcag ATGGTTTGATGAGATAACTGGCCCAGTGATGCTGTCAACCTTAGAGGATGGGAGGATTGTTAGAGGTCTGGATGGAATTCCATCAGAAGGGCCAGTTCTATATGTTGGCTATCACATGTTATTGGGACTCGAACTGGTTCCTATGGTTATCCGATTCCTAAATCAGAGGAACATACTCTTACGAGGGATAGCACATCCTATGCTCTTTGAGAAATACAGAAAAGGACAAACGCTTGAGCCGGCGTTTTATGACACTTTCCGGTTGATGGGTGCGGCACCTGTTTCAGGGACCAATTTGTTCAAACTTCTTTCGTCAAAGTCCCATGTCTTACTCTATCCAGGAGGCATGCGTGAAGCGCTTCATCGTAAG GGTGAAGAATACAAGCTATTTTGGCCGGAGCAGTCTGAGTTTGTCAGGATGGCAGTTCGCTTTGGAGCCAAAATAGTGCCTTTTGGTACCGTTGGAGAAGATGACTTTGGTGAA GTCTTTTTCGATTATGATGACCAAATGAAGATCCCATATTTCAGGGACCAGATTCGACAAATGACGGAAGAATTTGCAAAAGTGAG GACTAACGCAACGGGAGAGGTAGCCAATCAAGATGTGCACCTTCCTTGGGTTCGGCCAAAAATTCCTGGGCGGTTCTATTATTATTTCGGGAAACCAATAGAAACAGCAG GGAGGAAGCAGGAATTGAAAGACCGGGAAAAATCCCATGAACTGTATCTAGAAGTCAAGTCGGAGGTAGAGCAATGCATGGCGTATCTGAGAGAGAAACGAGAGAACGATCCTTATAGAAGCATCTTCTCCCGATTGATGTACCGAGCCACACATGGTTCCACATCCGAAATTCCAACATTTGAACTGTGA
- the LOC104420608 gene encoding acyltransferase-like protein At3g26840, chloroplastic produces the protein MAAKGACLFPPVFSLARHRRTEASDTAGSNHKSRLSSLSTRRFAQLSSAAETATTFPSSRPVSFGENRRSPEKHGEKASDQGLSSPFMEDVELESGRQRLRRFFDEAKDLTRADGGPPRWFSPLDCGFRLEKSPLLLYLPGIDGSGAGLTSQYKKLGEIFDIWCLHIPVMDRTSFLDLVKMFERMIKAETYRSPNRPIYLVGESLGGCLALAVAARNPNIDLLLILANPATSFDKSQIQLLLPLLELMPEQLQLNYPFILSLMAGDPSRMFKASTEKGLPPQQTVGELSMDLLIMPSYISVLAGILPKETLLWKLQMLESASAYANSRIHAVKAETLLLTSGKDQLLPSLAEGGRLDDALQRSDLRKFDDCGHFLFLEEGFDLVTIIKGARFYRHGKSLDYVLDYLPPTPAEYKKQFESNRWFNEITGPVMLSTLEDGRIVRGLDGIPSEGPVLYVGYHMLWGLELAPLVTGFMNQRNILLRGIAHPIILEKYKKGQLLDSASYDTHRLMGAAPVSGTNLFKLLSSKSHVLLYPGGMREALHRKGEEYKLFWPEEPEFVRMAARFGAKIVPFGTVGEDDFGEVFFDYNDQMKIPYFRDQIRQRTEDLAKVRANATGQVANQDLHTPWIRPKIPGRFYYRFGKPIETAGRKQELSDREMSHELYLQVKSEVEGCLAFLREKRESDPYRSIFSRLMYRATHGSTSEVPTFEP, from the exons ATGGCGGCAAAGGGAGCTTGTCTCTTCCCGCCCGTCTTCTCTCTGGCTCGCCATCGCCGGACCGAAGCTTCAGACACCGCGGGCTCCAATCACAAATCGAGGCTCAGCTCATTGTCCACTCGCAGATTCGCGCAACTGTCCTCTGCAGCAGAGACCGCGACTACTTTTCCTTCGTCTAGGCCGGTCAGTTTCGGTGAGAACAGGAGGAGCCCCGAGAAACATGGAGAAAAGGCGAGCGACCAGGGCTTGTCGTCGCCGTTCATGGAGGACGTGGAGCTGGAGAGCGGACGCCAAAGGCTGAGGAGGTTCTTTGACGAGGCGAAGGATCTGACCAGAGCAGACGGGGGACCGCCTCGCTGGTTCTCTCCTCTGGATTGTGGCTTTCGCCTGGAGAAGTCGCCCCTACTTCTCTATTTGCCTG GAATCGACGGCAGTGGAGCTGGGCTTACTTCACAGTACAAAAAGCTCGGCGA GATCTTCGACATTTGGTGCTTGCACATCCCAGTCATGGATAGAACGTCATTTCTAG ACCTGGTGAAAATGTTTGAGAGAATGATAAAAGCAGAGACCTACCGCTCCCCAAATAGACCTATATATCTTGTTGGAGAATCATTGGGAGGATGCCTTGCGTTAGCTGTCGCAGCACGCAACCCTAACATTGATCTTCTATTGATCTTGGCCAACCCAG CCACATCTTTTGACAAGTCTCAAATACAACTGCTATTACCTTTGCTGGAGTTAATGCCGGAACAATTGCAGCTAAACTATCCTTTCATCCTGAGTTTGATGGCAG GTGATCCTTCGAGGATGTTCAAGGCTAGCACAGAAAAAGGGCTTCCTCCCCAGCAAACAGTTGGAGAGTTATCAATGGACTTATTGATCATGCCATCTTACATATCA GTTCTTGCTGGTATTCTCCCAAAAGAAACACTACTGTGGAAGCTTCAGATGCTTGAATCGGCTTCAGCATATGCAAATTCACGCATTCATGCTGTCAAGGCAGAGACTCTACTTCTGACTAG TGGGAAGGATCAGCTATTGCCAAGTCTAGCAGAAGGTGGTAGACTAGACGATGCACTGCAGAGAAGTGATCTCCGTAAATTTGATGACTGtggtcatttccttttcttg GAAGAAGGTTTTGATTTGGTTACCATAATTAAGGGTGCTCGTTTCTACCGTCATGGAAAAAGTCTTGACTATGTTTTAGACTACCTGCCGCCAACCCCTGCTGAATATAAGAAACAATTTGAATCAAACAG ATGGTTTAATGAGATAACTGGACCAGTGATGCTGTCAACCTTAGAGGATGGGAGGATTGTTAGAGGTCTGGACGGTATTCCATCAGAGGGGCCAGTTCTATATGTTGGCTATCACATGTTATGGGGACTTGAACTAGCACCTTTGGTAACTGGATTCATGAACCAGAGGAACATACTCTTACGAGGGATAGCACATCCTATCATActtgagaaatacaaaaaaggaCAACTGCTTGATTCGGCATCTTATGACACTCATCGGTTGATGGGTGCAGCACCTGTTTCGGGGACCAATTTGTTCAAGCTTCTTTCGTCAAAGTCCCATGTCTTACTCTATCCAGGAGGCATGCGTGAAGCGCTTCATCGTAAG GGTGAAGAATACAAGTTATTTTGGCCGGAGGAACCTGAATTTGTCAGgatggcagctagatttggagCCAAAATAGTGCCTTTTGGTACCGTTGGAGAAGATGACTTTGGTGAA GTCTTTTTCGATTATAATGACCAAATGAAGATCCCATATTTCAGGGACCAGATTCGACAAAGGACGGAAGATTTAGCAAAAGTGAG GGCTAACGCAACTGGACAGGTAGCCAATCAAGATTTGCACACTCCTTGGATTCGGCCAAAAATTCCTGGGCGGTTTTATTATCGCTTCGGAAAACCAATAGAAACAGCAG GGAGGAAGCAGGAACTGAGTGACCGGGAAATGTCCCATGAATTGTATCTGCAAGTCAAGTCAGAGGTAGAGGGATGCTTGGCGTTTCTGAGAGAGAAACGAGAGAGCGATCCTTATAGAAGCATCTTCTCCCGATTGATGTACCGAGCCACACATGGTTCCACATCTGAAGTTCCAACATTTGAACCGTGA